From the Limanda limanda chromosome 7, fLimLim1.1, whole genome shotgun sequence genome, the window CTAACGGTTAATACTCAGTAACTACTGTTGAGCCCGGTCCTCGCCCGGACCGGCGTCGTGTTCGTGAATTCGAGGTTCaaatgggaaaggttaataattcagacaagttccatgttcaaaagtttcacagtaataagtttattgtataagaacaattaTCACATACTTACAGAATTCTGgggttctgccggacacgtcaccaggaTCTCTGGATCATGTCAAGAAGAAGCCCCCGTTTTATCCTAAGTCCACAGTATATATAATCAGACCCAGGGCGCGGCACAGAGGAGGTTCCTTTTTGAGGAGACCCCGTTATTGGTCTAAGGTATGCTGCTTCCTAAATGTGCAGCTATGCAGATTTGTTCACCTCATATTCACCTCAAATTGTATTTCACTTATCAGAATGTCACAAGTTCATGTGCATGGTTACCAGTCGGTTGCTATGTCTGGTTCCTGTTTCGTTGCCCTTTCTGTGGTTGTGCCTTGTGTCTGACCCTACGTCTGAGTCAAAAAGATGACACCTTTTTCTAAGAAAAAACAGTTGTAGCTAAGCTTATTCTAAGTATTGTGTGGGTATCAAGTTCCTGTTTCCATCCTTCTGGCTCACAGTTCGTCTGAGGAGCCAACGGtagaaaacatgttgttttcagTTAATCAGTTCAGTCCACATTTTATACTTTGTATTATGCAATATTGATTATAAAGACTATACAGCTGATATTATTCATAGGATATAGGTAAAACAGTcataagataaagaacaaaacatagatatctcaacactaCCAAAGTATAACGTTATCCTCTGTAGGAGATTGTTGAATGTTTAAATGCTATGAACCGCTGGGACCATTTTATCCACGACAGTAAGAGAGTGAAATCAGATGCTGTAAAGAGTTATTGGTTCTTTATATAGAATTGAGTGATGAGCATCAGTACATTTACATCTTCAGCATGAACATGCATCTACGATGAATGACTGAATCCACTGAACTGACTGGGAATGGTACTgtacaacagaataaaatatacatataaagtTAAGAATTAATAACTAATCCCTGAGTAACTCTGTACAAAATCAGGTTCAATTACTTTATTACAGGATTTACCACCAACATCACCCCATAATAATCATTCAAACGGAATAGCTGATACATTGTAAGAGACTAaactattttattgttatttttactgTGAGGTTTTCAATTTACTGCAGCACATCTGTGACAGCATCTGATTTGAAACACACCTATTGTGCTGCTTTGTACTTGCACCTTATttgaattattcaattttttccCCTTGTCATCTGTTTCCTTAATGGGTCAATCCTCTTTGActaatgtttacatttaaaaacagacttCAATATGAAAGAATATGATGAtacagctttgtgtttttttttttcaaataaattcaGGCTATAAAGAAGCCTTAAATCACAGCAAAACTAGCCGCTAGAATACTCTACCAGAGAACCTGAGAATAGACTCAGTTCCAGAGAAGAACGCTTATGTGTTGTTGTGGGGTCACTGAGCTGCAAACAAAATGCAACAATTTTCAATTCCATTAAGCTCCCTGGTGGTAGCGGAGGGAACCACAATACACATAGAGGCTACTTAAACAGTATCTATGAGACAGTGATTactctgtgtcacacacacaccctctacTGGATATCAGGATAAAGTGCAGTGAGTGAGAGCAGCTCCCTCTGTCACAACTCAGAGTTAGCACATAAAATAACACAGTTTGTGCTCATACAGAATACCataaaattgttgttttaagaGTTTCCACTGCTGGTGAGCTGGATGTCTCGTCTCTAACGGTTCGACCCCCTGACAGTGTAGCAGCTGTGGAATCACATTGTAGCCCACTTGTTTCTGCGCTCACTGTTTGCATAAAATGACCAGACTCTGACATGAGGTATGCTGGTGAAAATGTCTGATAACTGATTCTGCCCCTGACCAGCTGTATGTGCTACATTAGCTGTATCTGTAGCCCAGTGTGTGTTGGATTATGGATAATGCAGCTGTAGAAAAACATACGTGTATAAATGAGCAACAGATTAACCAAAGAATATCAATCACATCCGTTCACAGCAGGGTCATTTACAGCCTCTAATTTGTtagaaaagtacaaaaaaaattacacaCAATCCCATTTGTTGACAAGATCCGTATAAAAGAGACAGAGCACAAACTGATCATCATGTTGATTGACTGCCACTTAAAAAACAGatggctgttgtgttgtgttgatacGTCACCAAAGTCATTTTTTACATCATCTTCCCATGATCACACCTACGCCTGAGAGATTCATTTAGAAAAGTTGCCAGCGTTTAAAAGCACAGAAAGCTGTGCCaatcaataaaatcaaataCACACTAAGGCATTTCAGTAAAAGCACAATTTAGcaaattcatacattttacgACTCTGCTGAGACATAATCCAAAAACATTACAGTCAAGATTTATGAcactgaaaaagacaaatgttgaACCTAAAGCTGAGACAAGCTGAACTTTTCTTGGTCTATGTTGGGGCTTGAAAGTAGAGAAGTTTTCGGAGGAAGTTAAAGGAACCAGGCATTTGCTTGTAGAGCCCTTTTGCAGAGTTTTGAGAGACCTCGTTGTTCACCTGGAAATAAGCCACAGTTAACAAtcagttgtgtttatgtttaaatgAACATAACTGAAGGGGTGAAATAGACCTGCAGTTCAATTATTTAcgataatattaataatcattaGAAGCTCACCATCATCAACATGGTAACCAGGTCATCAGTAGCAGCATTTTCCTCAAGAACATGGTCCATTGTCTCAACATACCAGGATCCCAACTGGGGGTCTCTCCAAGAAACGTAACCTGTAAATGTCACATGGTCAAAATGGCATTAGGGAGGACTTAcgtagaaaataaaaagtttgtcTGTAGCTCTGACACAAACTTTGACAGAAACACACCAGGAAAAGTTGAGTAGGACACCAGGATGTCCGACGGTGTGGGCAGAGTGGCTCTGGCGTCCGGTTCATCAGACGTGCTCAGGGAGTCGCTGCTGGATGACATTGGAATGGCGTCTGTCTGGTCATCTGCTCCCCTGAAGGATGGCTCAACTTCGTCGGGGGACACCTCAAAGCCTGTGTCTTTGTCACCTCAGAGACAAAAGCATTTCCCCTGtaagaccactcaaagtgcaTGTATAATCTCTAATTGTggtaaaataaacaacacatctTACACATGACTTATGACTGGTTCATTCAACAGTTTATTCAGTGTTAGTTACCTCCTCCACACGCCTGGATGAAGAACAGTTTGGGTTTGCCTTGTAAAGAAGGGCAATGCTGGCCGTTGAGGTAGTTTGTGATATGTTGAACTGGGACATACTGTCCGTCCACACCATACACCGCACCAGGGAAGCGGTTGTGACTCAcctataatataaatatgagCACACATCAGGTCCCGAATGTCATCTAGATCTGAACTTGTGCAGGtcaaagaaaacagaaagcagCAACATTAATCCATCCTTTGTTGTTCACATTACTTTTTTTGCAGTAGGCATTCTGTCATTTTTTTACTGGGGGTGGTCTTTTACCAAACGTGGCGTGAAAATTACTTGGGGCTGTATCTCTGGTGCAGTCGAAGACTCTATGCTTCTTGTGTGAACGTGCAAATCGAAAGCGGTATCTACCGAGTTTAAACTGGATCCTTCCTAACTGCGGAAGACAATAAAAtcattatggatgttttaactAGCCGCTAAAACATCCATAATGATTTTGACGCGGGTAGGATTTCTCCTGGAGATGCTGATCATCCATCTGACAGGTTTGTCAGTGGGTTTGAGtggaagagaaagggagagagtgaggtATCCTCCTTTTTTTCAATTCCGTACCACTTCTACGGATGAAACAATTTGGATAGCAGCTCTAAATATAGAATGttctccttcacacacaaaaTCTATATCTGTACACACAGCCCTCCGTCTCTCATAGGGGATTGGGGGTCTCAAATCGACAGGGTATATGGGGTTCTATTTTTTTGGGTAATTTCAGTTTTACAAGATGATAATTTCCCACCTCATCCACCAGCAAATCACCTTCCAACTGTTTTGAGAGTAATCTGAGGGTGATGCAACAACTTTTATCATAAATTGTTCTTTAATATAATCAACAACGATTACTCTGGTGGTAAAATGCAGCACAGATCTTACCTCAGTCCCATGGGACAGCATGATAACCACACAGCAGTCAGAGCTTGAGTGGTCTTTCTTGGACAGAGCAGACAGCTCATGCTTGATTTGCTGAAATGTGAAGAGGACTGTTAGCGACACAAAGATTTCACTTGTGGTTTCATGCACAGAGGCAGTGGTAAATAATTctcactctttgtttcaggtTGGTCTTGACTTCCACGATGAAGTTGAGCTTCTTGAATCTTCTCTCCAGCTTTTCAGAGTCAATGTTGGAGCCTCTACGATTGCTCAGCTCGCTCTGAGGGTCAAAGTCCACGTTGTTTATGATGAGGCAGTGTCCACATGGGCTGGCGTCCATTTTGTAGCCCTGTCGTGGGgagtaaaaggaaaaaagggaaGTTTCTACAGATTGTACTGcggtgtttgtctttctgttgtttgtaAAGTGCACACCAGATAAATGGTGCTTACCTGAATACTGTCCCGTCGTGTTCTGCCCTGTGGCCTTGGTCTTATGCTCTCCCTTTCAGGTGCTGTGAAATGAGCATTGATACGTGTTTAACGTGAAGGAACTCAGATTGTTAATAATATGTGATTTAAATGCATATCTTACATGGACTGGGAGTAGTACTGGGTCGAGGAATGGGCTTGACAGggtcttctcctcttctctgcttaTTGTCATCCATCGGGGAAGCTTAACAAAGAGCACATGTGTGAGCAACAAGAGAGACGGCAAGTGTTCAAATTACTGGAGTTACTGTAATCAGATGATCAGACTAGCATAAAGACACTCAGGGGGAAAAATTAGGGGAGGAAGAACCTTTCGCCTTTGCATTACCAGAATAACAAGTAAATGCAGAGACTAAATTCTAAAAGTCAAGAAAAGTTGAACTTTATCAGATGAAGATATTTTTTGTACTTCGCAAAAGAAGCTGAAATGTTGTGAGTAGTCGTACTATATCTgagtattttttgtatttgggGTATTTGGCGAATAGTCGCCCTAGTCATGACATGAACAATGGTGATTGTAGGTTCACTTACAGATTGGGAGAGGTCGGATCACAGGGCGGACCATCTCAGTCGGTGTAGCAGGCTGTAGATGAACTGCTGGGACTCCATTCTGCAGGAGCTTGACCAGACCCTGCTGACCCGTCTCCATAAGACACTGCAGGAATAATGGAAAGGCTCGACTGCCGCGGGTCTCTAAGTCCCGGACCAACTGCCTGGCCTGGTCACGTCTGGTCCCAGAGCTCTGAAAGAAGAACACTGTGTCAGGATAGTGGAAGCATCATATTAAATCCTCACGTTTAGAGTAAACACCTATGTATTATGGTGATAAAGCGGCAAATCAGTAGTAGAGGTATTCGCTCttaatatctcatcaatacatgtttctgacttgtCTTCTTCCCCACAGTCCTTGTGCTGTATCGTTGTAGATCCAGGATCACGGCTGCGGCCACATCGTGGTGGCAGCTGGTTGTGGATAATGATTACAACTAGATTGCTTAGATATACTATTTATATACACTCACATGAAATACTTTAAACCATGACATACCTctctatttatattaaacaccCTCTTATCTCATGAATTTCgtaaaaaattattattttgttgatgtgctctgttaCTCGAGGGgagtcctgggagagggatctctCACTTAGGACTTTCTCTGAAGCTTCTACTTTTGTTCCTTGTTAACAGGGTTTATTGGTAGTTTTTTGGTCATTCttggatgtcacaccttgttaatgCCAATGAGGCagactgtgatttgtgaatatgggctaaacAATTTATGGATTGTTGTTTAAATgagatttgtttatttactgtgGTCTATGAATAGTACATTTGTCTGGTATTTTGTAAAAAACAGTAAGACAATATATGTCATGATAGTATGTAACGAGCAAAAtgctgtttatatattttactttctcTGACCTGTTTCAATATATTATACCTGTATTCTCTACTCACTGAGCACTTTGATAggaacacctgcacacacatgtaTTGACGTAATTATCTAATCAGCCAAGCATTAGGCAGAAGAGCGATGCAGAATATCCTGCAGTGACTGCTGGTGTCAGTCGGGCTGATTCGAGTATTTCTGAACCTTCTGAAAAACGCGTCCAgtgagctgcagctcctctgtggaCATTaacagcttgtttttatttcttccgATTGTAACATGAGGGTTTCATGTGGGGACCAACAAGATGGAGACAGATCACTTCTTGAGCAGCACCTTAATGTTCTCCACACTGGTCATCAcgaccatatatatatatatatatctatgatcacgacacccacacacacttcctggttCTCACTCACATGTGACGCAACTGACCAATAAAAAGCCTGAAGGCCTCAGACTGAAGTAAATGTGAAAGAAGTACAGAGGCAGATTCAACACATCATTACTCCTGTTcttgtgaaacatttaaatgtataaatatgtaaatactgaatgtgtaaacataaataatttaaCCGTAAACCTTTTGAACACATTTTAGTAAATGAACATAAACACATATATCAACTTACACTACCTTAATCTCATCGATCATGTCTTGGGTGAAGACTCCTGTTTCCAGAAGGCCATCGCAGAGCTGGGATGGGTCCAGCTCGCACACCAGACGGACCCGGTTGCGCTGGAGAatcttcttgtgtttttcttccatcCTCCATCCGACAACAACACAGCACCTGAGTGAATGGAGACCGAGAAGCGGCCACAAAGAACAACTGACAACGTGACTGTAGCGGAGTCGGTCAGTATCGTGGAGTAGAAGCGGTCACTGAATTCTTTAGTTAAATGCAAAATACATGTGCGTGTTTTTCGTGTACATATGTTGGAagttgtttctctttctgtgcCCGGTTGCTTTCGCTATTTCCTTGTTTACATCATCGCTGCCTGCGATTGGCCCATTGAACGATTGTGCGTTCACGTGTTGTCAAAATAATCGGAAAAACAACTTCCCGACTGTATTTACTTATAATTGTTTGATGATTTTTTAAacttgtctgtttttgttatttgactgatgtttaattaaatttggtttaaattgaaatgattattaaaatgattgatTTTGCATTGTGGAATTAGACTTTATTGTCTATTCATAGCTTATTGATACatattatgtttgtttgtatattaaatatctaaataaatacctgaataaataaataaataaacctgaacTTGATGTCAGCACCTGTACCTATATACAATCAGAATTAAATAGTAGCTTCTTTGTCTTTTGTCAATCTCAAACTTTACGTCCATCTCTCCCAAGCACCTTACAGTCTACTTTTTAGCCAATACAGATGTTTAGGATGAATGTGAATATGTTTAAATTAATTGTATGCCTATGCACTACTATACTTATactataaacaatataaataagaCACATCTTGTATACAAcctccaggtttttttttttttttttaccacattcCTACTTCAAAGCACATGacgattcaagattcaagattcacaACTCAGTTGTTTGGAATTTGTCTTAGTGTGTCCACAACAAAACTCACAGCATAAAACATAACAAGAAaagaaactaaactaaactcatAACCCCTCCCCATAGAAACATAACATACATCTGTGGATGTAATatacagaataaatacacaatcaAAAAGTAAAAACTAGTGCAAATTGAATAGGATGCTAAAGAACCcactaaaatacaaatatacactAAGATTCAGTGGTAGTTTTTGCTTTGCGTTTGTAAAGTGTTGAGAAAGGATTGAGGAGCCATTTATTGATTTGATGGTTCTGCAGTAAGTGCTGTTGAGGACAAGTCTAAGTTATGATGGTCTTTTCCCTGAGGGgagatttattatatattatagcAGAGTGCGCAGAGTCCCGCAGTATGTTTACAAACACATCCAAATCAGAACGGCGAACTTCCGAGGAGCGCATGAACGCACCGAAATTAAGAAGAGCAAAAACAAATCCCCAGATAAAACAATTACAATTTTAGAATGAAACTGCTCCAAGAAGAACGTGGAaatatttattcacacacacaaaaaaaaaaaaaaacgtgtcaAACCGAAAACATACAAATGAAGCGAATATACTGACTTTCCCAAAATGAGTGTGCAGGCAGtggcgcctcctcctccccccccgccccctctccccagcaccagcagcaggttgtggtGGTGGTCTGGTTGTGGTGTCAggcgcccccccacccccaccccacacccCCAGCAGGCAGGAATCGTGGGATGCTGCTGAGGAGCGAACACACCCTGTCGTTGTCTTCCGTCACAGCAGCGTTATCAACGaccggggatcgaaccatcACCAGAAATGTGGCGTAGCAGCGGCTGATCGCTGAGGTGACTGTGAACGTGAAGCTGTTGCATCGTTGAGACAAGTGGCCGGAGAAGCGACGCCACGAACCCCCCATGGAGcaaagacaggaagcagcggggggataataataataataatgtctcAGTAACATGTCGTGATGTCTGCAGCTAGCTGACTCGTATCACGTAGCCTGCCTAGCTTCTGGTTAGCATGCTGCCCTTTTAAATCTCAGCTTCTTCAGCTAATGTCGTCTCCGTGATCTGGCATCGTTTGTTTGCTTGACAGACAGTGAACGTGGAGGCGATCGTCCCGCTGACAGCTGTGCTCACGTGTTGCAGGTAATCTGGGATGCCGGGGTCAAAGATCATGTCCCTGCGGCTggctgtggtgctgctgctgtcagtgctgctgctgacagggGCCACCCCTGAGATGGACCCCTACAAGATCCTGGGGGTGACCCGCAGTGCCAGCCAGGCTGAGATCAAGAAGGTCTACAAGCGTCTGGCTAAAGAATGGTAACTACATGTTCACACGAGGCGAAACCTGTTCTCACAAATCCACTTTCAGAGTTTAGAGTTTAATCTAACGACCATCTTCCTCTCAAGGCAtcctgacaaaaacaaaaacccagGTGCTGAGGACATGTTCATCAAGATTACTAAATCTTATGAGGTTAGTCGCAGTTTTCAAAAAGTGATCAGTCAACTGAGTGTGCATGTTTGCTGTGATGAAAGATAGTAACACACAAGCTGTGGCTCGATCAGAGGGCTGCATCCTGTGGAGGCTGCACTGGAGGAGAGACACGGTCGGGCTATCCCATttcgaaggctccttcaaaACTGTATCCTTCTCCAATGGGTGGATCCTTCCCGGCCCAACcgatcccaggattcattgcgcttTAGTCACAAACAATTATTCAAATAGGTAATGGCTCTAGCAAGCGGCAGCCAACCAGCGCTTGAGTATCGTGCTTTGACTCAGCTGAACAGATCAAGGGGCCTTCAAATGTTCTCATCATGTCCAACTTAAGCTCTGTCGCTtggcaacaacaacaaggacAGGACAAGCTGGTGAAAGCCTCAGTCGACCAGACCTTCTCTTTTTGGTTCACCCTTCGCAGTCCTCATCCATGGTCTTTGTGGGCCGGGTAGTCTACATCCTTCTGAgaatgcagcccctgaattgagacacagctacagTATGACTTCAGGATGTTGTTTCATACCCATGTTTGTCGTGCCCTACATTTAGATCTTGTCCAGC encodes:
- the casp9 gene encoding caspase-9 is translated as MEEKHKKILQRNRVRLVCELDPSQLCDGLLETGVFTQDMIDEIKSSGTRRDQARQLVRDLETRGSRAFPLFLQCLMETGQQGLVKLLQNGVPAVHLQPATPTEMVRPVIRPLPISSPMDDNKQRRGEDPVKPIPRPSTTPSPSPERESIRPRPQGRTRRDSIQGYKMDASPCGHCLIINNVDFDPQSELSNRRGSNIDSEKLERRFKKLNFIVEVKTNLKQRQIKHELSALSKKDHSSSDCCVVIMLSHGTEVSHNRFPGAVYGVDGQYVPVQHITNYLNGQHCPSLQGKPKLFFIQACGGGDKDTGFEVSPDEVEPSFRGADDQTDAIPMSSSSDSLSTSDEPDARATLPTPSDILVSYSTFPGYVSWRDPQLGSWYVETMDHVLEENAATDDLVTMLMMVNNEVSQNSAKGLYKQMPGSFNFLRKLLYFQAPT